The genomic stretch TGCTTCGCTTACCATTTTTGTCGGTGTAGACATCTTTTCACCGACTGCCAAGATTAACGCGTAAAAGTCATAAGCCGTTTGTAAATCATTATTGAGATGTGCGCTTTCAGCAGCGTTAAAATAACAGACGATTGCCATTCGATGGCATTCCTCTACGAGTAATAACAAGTTCGCGTAGCTATGATTGTAAGCGGCGAGGATGTAAGATTTTCCTGCTTCTTCCCATGAACGCTGTAGTTCAAATTGGCGTGCCAAGCGCGTGTAATAAATCCCACCCTTTTTGGCGTTCTTTCTGGCGAGACGCTGTTTCTCTGCGACCGTGTAAGCGAAGCGGGCGCGCGTATAACAGTTAGCGACGAGTTCTAAATCGTCTTTCTTGACAAAGTTGTTAGCCTGTCTTTGATAGAATCTACCGAGCTTCCTATAAAGCACGTGGCATTGTCGGGTCCGCCCCTGTTGTTCATAGATTTGAATCTGCCGAAAGATACGAAACGCTTCTATCTCATGTGGATACTGGATGTCACTGTGAACCTGATCGAGTAGGAATTTCGGTGAAGCTTCCTCCATCACAAGTCGATAACTGCCGGTTGCCCTAACGCGGGGGCGTATGGGTGTTATATCTGCTGTTTCTTCCGGTACCGATATTTGATGCTCCAGCCATGTCCGAAGAACATCACTTTCATTCTCTGGTAATTTCTGAATGAGGGCAACAATTTCCTCAGCAGTCGGGCGTGATGGGAAGACCATGTTTGCGGCACTGAGTTCGTCAAACAAATTATCTATAGTATTGGTTAAGTCCTGATCGTCGATATAGAGATGGCTTGCTTTATGGAGTTCCGATAGTACGCCTCGAAAGTCTTGGTTTTCGATGTAACGTGTGGCGAGCGTATAGTGTCTTTGAACCTGAGTTACGATCTTCTCGCGTTTACTATTTTCCTCTCGCTGCCGTCGTTGAAAAAAGAGGTTTTGATTCATCCGTTCGGCATCTGCCAGCGAGAGACGAAAAGTTTTCCGGTATCCTTCCAGTGCTTCTGCTATTCTTGGATTATTGGAGTTAACGCTCGCATCAATCAGTTGAGAAACCTGTTTAACATACTCATCTTGGCGAATTCGATCCAGTTCTTCATACATTTCATCGGCACTCTGATGGCGTTCTAAGAGTTGTCGGTGAAGTGCTTTTTGTAGGAAATTGCGGAGCACCTCGGGACATCTATGGACTTCTTCTATTTCTCCGGCTGCTTTCTTTTTATCAATCTCCTTATTTTCACCTGAAAATGGGAATCGTCCGGTTATCGCTTGATACAAGATGAGTGCTGTGGAATAAAGATCTGCCCGATAATCATAAGCACCGTAGTGCTGTTCGGGTGCCATATAGCGCCGGGTGCCCGCCATGGTTTCAGCGAATTCAGTCGTTTCGCCAAATATACGAGCGATACTAAAGTCGGCGACTTTTGCTTCTTTTTTGATTGTGAGTAAAATATTCTGAGGTTTGATATCGCGATGCATAATTTTATGTACATGCGCCGCTTTCAGCCCGCGACAAATGTCTAAGCCGATATTGAGGGTATCTGTTAGATTAAGTGCACCCTCCTGCATGAGATCGTGAAGACTTTTACCCTCGACATATTCCATCACTATCCACGCAACATAGTCATCTTCGCCGGGTTCGACGGTATGAATAGAGACGATATTTGGATGTCCCCAAATTTTCGACATTGCTTGGAACTCGGTCAACAAGAACTTCATTCTACTGGCGGGATAGGCAGTTTTTGCCAAGGCTTTAATCGCAACAATCCGATTTGTCATTTCTTCGCGAGCGCGAAAAACCGAAGAGAATCCCCCTGAATTGAGAAACTCAAGCAATCTATATTTACCTAAGATGAGTTGATCAATCTGCATAACTGGCACTCAAAGGGGACAGGGTATATATCTTACGTATTAAAATTAACAGAATTAAGATTAATTGTCAACATAAAAATACATTTTGAACAAATCTAAACTGAATTAGAACTTGAACGGGCGCGTTGGACCTCCTTAACCAGGTTCTCAGCTCTCTCCGTGAGGGTTGCGAATTCACCAGCGGCAATGAGCTGGTTGTTAACGAGCGCACTTCCGACTCCCAAAGCAGTTGCCCCGGCACTGATAAAATCAGCCGCGTTTTCCGCATTGATGCCCCCTGTTGGAACCAGCGGGATTTGTGGCAGCGGCGCCTTCACATCTTTTATATAGTCGGCACCAACACCGCTTGATGGGAACACCTTTACATAGTCTGCCCCTGTTTCCCATGCCATCAAGATTTCGGTTGGGGTAAATGCCCCGGGAATAACAACTTTACCGTAGCGGTTACAAATCTCGATTACATCTGGTTTCGTAACTGGACTGACAACAAAGTCAGCGCCTGCTAACATCACAGCGCGTGCTGTTTCTGCGTCTAATACCGATCCGGCACCAACGAGGACGGTATCCCCATACGTGGTTGAAACGTCGTTAATTACCTGTAACGCGTTCGGCGTTGTCATCGTCACTTCAATTACGTCAACACCCCCTGCATGAATCGCAGCCGCTGCTTCAATCAATTCATCTGCGCTATTGGCACGAATAATAGCGACAATACCACACGCTTCGATCTGTTGCATCTGTTCTAATTTTGTCATAGACATCCTCAAAATTAGTCCTATTCGTTTGAGATTAAAGGTATTTTTTAATATTACCTCGCCAATACTGTAATAGGGTGATATTTTTGTTGCGTTTTTTTTCTTAATGTGTTATCATTAAACAAATGTTCAGATTACAAATTACCGCTGATTCAGTGCACTTAATAGCAATTTTCGACATTCAATTTCGTCGAAACATTGTTTTTTAAAAAAGAATGGAAGCTGTTCCACTACTCCCCTATCTGATCGGTTTAGCAGGGTTACTCGTCCTCTCAGGCTTTTTCTCTGGCTCTGAGACGGCTTTATGCGCACTTACGCGTGTCCAAATTGAAAGGCTCCGTCTTGAAAAGGGCAGCGCGTCTGCAATTGTCAACTTTGTTGATAACCCACGCAGACTGTTTATCACCGTTCTCCTTGGTAACAATCTTGTCAATGTTTCCTTTGCAATTCTGATGCTATGGCTCGTTAAACGCGTGCTTCCGCAATACACAGAAGTGATTCAGTTTGCCACAGCCACAGCCGCCAGTGTCATCCTCATGCTCATTTTTGGTGAGATGACTCCGAAAACTTTCGCCATTAAGCATGCGGAATTTTTTGCGAAAATCGCGGCGCCCCCGCTATGGATATTTTCCATTATCATCTCGCCGTTACGTGGCTTGCTACGCAAAATTATTGACTTCCTCGTTCCAGTATTTGGCGGGCACCCTTCACCTACAGAACACCTCACGGCGAGAGACTTTCGGAATATTGTTGATACCTACCACGAAGAAGCACTCCCCCCCGATGAACGGAAAATTGTGAGCAATATTCTCCAATTACGTGACATTGAAGCAAAAGAGATTATGGTGCCACGAACCGAAGTCGTTGCAGTCCCAACATCAAACACTATTCAAGAAACATTAAAACAAGCAAAGGAATATGGATTTTCACGCATTCCGGTCTACCAAGAGCAAATTGATAATATCTGTGGCATCTTCTATGTCAAAGATTTAGCACTCTGGCGACACGCCGATGTGCATTCACTTACAATTGATGCTTTCCTCGAAAAACGGGACCAGATGTCAGAAGCCCCGGTTAACGCTTCCCTTATTCGTGAACCCTTCTTCGTCCTTCAGACTCGTAAGATCGGGGCATTGCTACTGCAACTCACCCGTGAAAAAACCAAAACGGCGATCCTTCAAGATGAGTACGGTGGCGTTTCAGGCATTGTCACTATCGAAGATGTCTTTGAGCAGGTCGTCGGAGACATTGTCGATGAACATGATAAAGACGATTCTCCACCTGATCTTGTTAGACACTCTGAAACCCCGTTGTTACTTGAAACTTCTGGGCGTATGAGTATTCGTGAGCTCAATCAGCAATTTGAACTAAAACTCAGCGAAAATGACGTAGACACTATTGGTGGTTATGTCCTTGGACTCTCTGGTCGCATTCCGTCTGTCGGCGAATCTTACACTGATGAGAACGGTATCGAATTTGAAATTACCGCTACAGAAGGCAATGCGATTACAGGTTTATCTATCAAAATGCCGGGGACCGATGGAAACCAAACTGACGTGTAAAAACAAGGAATACCAGACACAAAGCAATTGAAAGTTCTTCTATTATCAATCTTTTTAATAGGTGCAAGTAGCACAGAACAGATAACTGTGTTAGGTTCGCTTGCCCTGGCAGTTCTCATTTGCCTTGTCCTGTCAGCTTTTTACTCAGGTTCGGAAACAGCACTGGTCTCCGTGAACAAATTCCGAATTAACCAACTTGTTGAATCGGAGAATACCAGAGCGAGCATCGTTCATCGTTTGATAGAATCGCCCCAGAGAATGCTCGCACTTACACTAGTCGGGACGAATCTTGCAAATGTGCTTATTGCCCAACTCGGTGAAGGACTCGTTGCCCGAGGACTCCCCAACCTTGCAGTAAGTTTGCAGGGACTCATTGCAACAGCTGGTATAACGACTCTACTCCTTATCTTTGGAGAAATCTTACCGAAAACTATCTTTCGTGTCAAGGCAGATGTCTTGACACTCCGCTATGCCTATCTCCTACGCCTTTCTGAAATAGTTTTAGCTCCCCTTATCTATTTTGTGAAAACTTTGACACAGTTTATCGTCAAACTCACAGATAGAGGAGCAAGTACACCGAGCCCTGATGCACAGCGTGAAGAACTACGAATTCTCGCAACAATGGGAGAACGTTCCGGCAACCTGCACACCGACCAGCGGCGTATGATTCATAGTCTGCTCAACCTACAAAATCGGACGGTCGCACAGGTCATGGTGCCACTTGTCGATATCGTTGCGATTGAGAAGAATACAAAATGCGAAGATTTTTTGCAAGTCGCGGCTGACTCCGGGTTCTCAAGAATTCCGGTCTACGAAGAACACATCTATAATAGCGTTGGGATTGTTAATCTCCTGGATGTTATTTATAATAACGTTGAACCAGGGACGAATTCAAACCACAACGAAGAACCAGATACCTTGCCTAATACGATTGAACCTTTCATCCGAACAGTGCTGCATGTCCCTGAATCTAAAAACATTAATGCGCTCCTCAAAGAGATCCAGCATACTCGGCATACAATGGTATTTGCTGTTGATGAATATGGCGGCACTGTTGGTCTTGTCACCATCGAAGACCTTGTTGAAGAAATTGTCGGCGAATTCGCTGATGAACGTGACACTCCCGAATTTATCCGCTTGATTACACCTCAGATCCTTGAATGTGATGCAAGAACTGAAGTAGATCTGCTCAAAGAACACTACGGACTCGCAATCCCCGAAGGTGATTATGAGACGGTTGCTGGCTATATTCTGGACCGGACTGGCACCATCCCAGAAATTGGTGCTGAACTTGACTTGGACGATTCTATCATCACAGTTATAGATGCTGACACACGTGCTATTCGCAAGATTCGCATTCGGCGACGCCTCGGGCGCTTTTTAAACTATTGAATATGGGCGTTGTTCCACTTCGTTCCACAACGGTCTCCGTCTAAGTCAAGAAATCTCTTTAGGATATGAGAAGTTGTTAACTTCACCAAAAACCCCAGCGGAATATAATGGGCAGTGTTAAGATTCCCATCATTAGAAATTAGAGAATCCCGAGCGGCGGCATTACAGCAATTTCCTCAGTCACCATACCCGGGGGTTGCTGACAAATGGAGACGATCGTATCAGCAACATGTTCCGGTGTTAACATCTGTTCAAAGTCTGGGTGTTCTGGAACGTCGTCCCAAAATGGCGTATGCACTGATCCCGGTAAAACAGCGGTAACTCGAATATTCTGCTGACGGACTTCACTCGCTAAAACCTTTGTCAGTGCTAACGCACCTGCCTTCGCGGCACAATACGCACTTGAAGCTTGAAAAGCAACCTTCGCTGCGACTGAAAGCACATTAATAATCTGTCCACTGCCTCGTTCCAACATGGAGGGAAGCGCATACTTTGCACAGAGATAAACAGCCTTTAAGTTGGAATTAAGTACCGCGTCCCAATCGTCAGGCTCGAAATCGACAATGGGTCCGAAATGGCCGATCCCTGCATTGTTAATTAGAATATCCACGTGTTGGTAGACCTCTAATGTCCGTTGGATGAGTTGCTGCACAGCATCAACGTTGGTAACGTCTGTTGGAACAGCGAGTGCTTCGGCACCCCCTTCTTTTAACTTCACTGCGACCTGTTCAAGTGTCTCAGGTGTTCGCGCGGCGAGCAC from Candidatus Poribacteria bacterium encodes the following:
- a CDS encoding SDR family oxidoreductase; its protein translation is MKNKVVVITGASKGIGKATAFAFAAAGAKVVLAARTPETLEQVAVKLKEGGAEALAVPTDVTNVDAVQQLIQRTLEVYQHVDILINNAGIGHFGPIVDFEPDDWDAVLNSNLKAVYLCAKYALPSMLERGSGQIINVLSVAAKVAFQASSAYCAAKAGALALTKVLASEVRQQNIRVTAVLPGSVHTPFWDDVPEHPDFEQMLTPEHVADTIVSICQQPPGMVTEEIAVMPPLGIL
- a CDS encoding HlyC/CorC family transporter: MEAVPLLPYLIGLAGLLVLSGFFSGSETALCALTRVQIERLRLEKGSASAIVNFVDNPRRLFITVLLGNNLVNVSFAILMLWLVKRVLPQYTEVIQFATATAASVILMLIFGEMTPKTFAIKHAEFFAKIAAPPLWIFSIIISPLRGLLRKIIDFLVPVFGGHPSPTEHLTARDFRNIVDTYHEEALPPDERKIVSNILQLRDIEAKEIMVPRTEVVAVPTSNTIQETLKQAKEYGFSRIPVYQEQIDNICGIFYVKDLALWRHADVHSLTIDAFLEKRDQMSEAPVNASLIREPFFVLQTRKIGALLLQLTREKTKTAILQDEYGGVSGIVTIEDVFEQVVGDIVDEHDKDDSPPDLVRHSETPLLLETSGRMSIRELNQQFELKLSENDVDTIGGYVLGLSGRIPSVGESYTDENGIEFEITATEGNAITGLSIKMPGTDGNQTDV
- a CDS encoding HlyC/CorC family transporter, whose amino-acid sequence is MNKFRINQLVESENTRASIVHRLIESPQRMLALTLVGTNLANVLIAQLGEGLVARGLPNLAVSLQGLIATAGITTLLLIFGEILPKTIFRVKADVLTLRYAYLLRLSEIVLAPLIYFVKTLTQFIVKLTDRGASTPSPDAQREELRILATMGERSGNLHTDQRRMIHSLLNLQNRTVAQVMVPLVDIVAIEKNTKCEDFLQVAADSGFSRIPVYEEHIYNSVGIVNLLDVIYNNVEPGTNSNHNEEPDTLPNTIEPFIRTVLHVPESKNINALLKEIQHTRHTMVFAVDEYGGTVGLVTIEDLVEEIVGEFADERDTPEFIRLITPQILECDARTEVDLLKEHYGLAIPEGDYETVAGYILDRTGTIPEIGAELDLDDSIITVIDADTRAIRKIRIRRRLGRFLNY
- a CDS encoding serine/threonine protein kinase; its protein translation is MQIDQLILGKYRLLEFLNSGGFSSVFRAREEMTNRIVAIKALAKTAYPASRMKFLLTEFQAMSKIWGHPNIVSIHTVEPGEDDYVAWIVMEYVEGKSLHDLMQEGALNLTDTLNIGLDICRGLKAAHVHKIMHRDIKPQNILLTIKKEAKVADFSIARIFGETTEFAETMAGTRRYMAPEQHYGAYDYRADLYSTALILYQAITGRFPFSGENKEIDKKKAAGEIEEVHRCPEVLRNFLQKALHRQLLERHQSADEMYEELDRIRQDEYVKQVSQLIDASVNSNNPRIAEALEGYRKTFRLSLADAERMNQNLFFQRRQREENSKREKIVTQVQRHYTLATRYIENQDFRGVLSELHKASHLYIDDQDLTNTIDNLFDELSAANMVFPSRPTAEEIVALIQKLPENESDVLRTWLEHQISVPEETADITPIRPRVRATGSYRLVMEEASPKFLLDQVHSDIQYPHEIEAFRIFRQIQIYEQQGRTRQCHVLYRKLGRFYQRQANNFVKKDDLELVANCYTRARFAYTVAEKQRLARKNAKKGGIYYTRLARQFELQRSWEEAGKSYILAAYNHSYANLLLLVEECHRMAIVCYFNAAESAHLNNDLQTAYDFYALILAVGEKMSTPTKMVSEAQKLMSEIPVES
- the eda gene encoding bifunctional 4-hydroxy-2-oxoglutarate aldolase/2-dehydro-3-deoxy-phosphogluconate aldolase produces the protein MTKLEQMQQIEACGIVAIIRANSADELIEAAAAIHAGGVDVIEVTMTTPNALQVINDVSTTYGDTVLVGAGSVLDAETARAVMLAGADFVVSPVTKPDVIEICNRYGKVVIPGAFTPTEILMAWETGADYVKVFPSSGVGADYIKDVKAPLPQIPLVPTGGINAENAADFISAGATALGVGSALVNNQLIAAGEFATLTERAENLVKEVQRARSSSNSV